In Lachnospiraceae bacterium, one DNA window encodes the following:
- a CDS encoding bifunctional precorrin-2 dehydrogenase/sirohydrochlorin ferrochelatase, which produces MGYFPFYMDIEGKLCVIAGGGKVAYRKVCDLLPFGVCIRVIALDFNAELEALCKDTFRTQGRLQLNRRLFSIEDIKEADFVIAALSDEALNNQISAYCRENKIPVNVVDVKDRCSFIFPSMIKKGPVTVAISSGGASPVLTRLLKDRMKQVLPEQTEGIAEQLGNLRKEIFSLFPDLSTKRAAVFTELAELALDQEKTLKEDQIRQIILKYRNQE; this is translated from the coding sequence ATGGGATATTTTCCCTTCTATATGGATATTGAAGGAAAACTGTGTGTCATTGCAGGAGGAGGAAAGGTTGCATACCGCAAGGTATGTGACCTGCTTCCTTTTGGTGTGTGTATCAGAGTTATTGCACTGGATTTTAACGCTGAGCTGGAAGCCTTATGCAAGGATACTTTCCGCACTCAGGGCCGTCTGCAGCTTAACAGACGGCTTTTTTCCATAGAGGATATAAAGGAGGCCGACTTTGTAATCGCTGCTTTATCAGACGAAGCTTTAAACAACCAGATCTCTGCTTACTGCCGTGAAAACAAAATACCTGTCAATGTAGTAGATGTAAAGGACAGATGCAGTTTCATCTTCCCGTCTATGATAAAAAAAGGACCGGTAACTGTTGCTATTTCCAGTGGAGGCGCAAGCCCCGTTCTTACCAGACTTTTAAAAGACCGTATGAAACAGGTGCTGCCGGAGCAGACAGAAGGTATTGCAGAACAGCTGGGAAACCTGAGAAAAGAGATTTTTTCCCTTTTTCCGGATCTTTCCACAAAGAGAGCCGCTGTTTTTACAGAACTGGCAGAACTGGCACTGGATCAGGAGAAAACTTTAAAGGAAGATCAGATCCGGCAGATTATCCTGAAATATAGAAACCAGGAATGA
- the hemC gene encoding hydroxymethylbilane synthase has translation MTDYTLRIGSRKSELALKQTYIIERLLKEAYPDLKTKIITSDTLGDKNLTSPLQSFGGKGVFVSELEEALLSGQIDLAVHSAKDMPAKLDNGLCIAAVSTREYPGDVLLTRKDTKLDHLKGNSFVVGTSSPRRQCFFKEYWEYLWKVNGSGPAPELTFETLRGNVHTRLKKLKDGLYDGIILAQAGLARLGITESDDLCFYPLDPEHFIPAGGQGILAVEVKEGSPAARLCEKIDVPNAHICLNAERGVLASLNAGCHEPIGVYARIEENKLILQAAGAVSGPSGDGVKHICITGSCEKNELWRMIKEIRKGLGRE, from the coding sequence ATGACAGACTATACATTACGGATCGGAAGCCGAAAAAGTGAACTCGCACTGAAACAGACCTATATCATAGAACGTCTTTTAAAAGAGGCATACCCGGATCTGAAAACTAAGATCATTACTTCCGACACACTGGGAGATAAAAACCTTACAAGCCCCTTGCAGTCCTTTGGCGGAAAGGGTGTTTTCGTATCAGAATTAGAAGAAGCCCTTTTAAGTGGACAGATCGACCTGGCAGTCCACAGTGCCAAGGACATGCCTGCAAAGCTGGATAATGGTCTTTGCATTGCTGCGGTATCCACACGGGAATATCCGGGAGATGTATTACTGACCAGAAAAGACACAAAACTGGATCATTTAAAGGGAAATTCTTTTGTTGTAGGAACTTCCAGTCCAAGAAGACAATGTTTCTTCAAGGAATATTGGGAGTATTTATGGAAAGTAAACGGGTCTGGCCCGGCTCCGGAACTGACTTTTGAAACTTTGCGTGGAAATGTGCATACCCGATTAAAGAAATTGAAAGATGGTCTTTATGACGGTATTATCCTAGCACAGGCGGGACTTGCAAGACTGGGGATAACAGAAAGTGATGACCTGTGTTTTTATCCCTTAGATCCTGAGCATTTTATTCCCGCCGGTGGCCAGGGGATCCTAGCTGTAGAAGTTAAAGAGGGAAGTCCTGCTGCCAGACTTTGTGAAAAAATAGATGTCCCTAATGCCCATATCTGTCTGAATGCAGAGCGTGGGGTACTGGCCTCCTTAAATGCAGGCTGCCACGAACCTATTGGCGTATACGCCCGGATAGAAGAAAATAAACTCATTCTTCAGGCTGCAGGGGCTGTTTCCGGCCCATCTGGTGATGGAGTAAAACATATCTGCATCACAGGCTCTTGTGAGAAAAATGAGCTTTGGCGTATGATAAAAGAAATCAGGAAAGGATTGGGACGAGAATGA
- the cobA gene encoding uroporphyrinogen-III C-methyltransferase produces MKKGFVYLVGAGPGDPRLITLKGKQILEDCDAVVYDHLASTAFLSWVPSHCRILYVGKQAGHHFMKQEQINELLIKLASEGLKVVRLKGGDSFVFGRGSEEILALREHGISWEVVPGITSCVAVPELAGIPVTHRNVSRSFHVITGHTLKGAQSEKELASYGACEGTLVFLMGLNNLNTISAGLIKGGKPANTPTAVIEDGSLNSQRVIRGTLKTIYEQTVKAEIKTPAIIVVGETAAFDLLPDKTQDQAIKTDTKPLTGLTIGITGTASFTNRLETALKAQGAKTIPVMEMEVIAEKTLKETSLTCLLKEKPGFTWLVFTSVNGVELFFDTFLNKEQGDLRLLGKLRFAVIGKATRQALQAHGFYADLMPEKYCSESLAKELIKVLTPSDRVLLARSRNGSIKLSKELEKQAIFYKDLALYHVKGKPLADDMLLSQCTHLVFGSASGVKSFLKKFTIPETTAVLAIGPVTSDALKEAGITPDMEAGSFDIPGIIKRLTQEKTQ; encoded by the coding sequence ATGAAAAAAGGCTTTGTTTATCTCGTTGGCGCAGGTCCCGGAGATCCCCGGCTGATCACATTAAAAGGCAAACAGATCCTGGAAGACTGCGATGCAGTGGTTTATGATCATCTGGCATCTACTGCCTTTCTTTCCTGGGTTCCATCCCACTGCCGTATTCTGTATGTAGGCAAGCAGGCCGGTCATCATTTCATGAAACAGGAGCAGATCAATGAGCTGCTTATTAAGCTGGCCTCAGAAGGCTTAAAAGTAGTCCGTTTAAAAGGCGGTGATTCCTTTGTATTTGGCCGCGGTTCAGAAGAAATCCTGGCATTAAGGGAACATGGGATCAGCTGGGAGGTAGTTCCCGGTATCACTTCCTGTGTTGCAGTGCCGGAACTGGCGGGGATTCCTGTAACTCACAGAAATGTAAGCCGCAGCTTTCATGTGATCACCGGTCACACCTTAAAAGGCGCCCAGTCAGAAAAAGAACTGGCTTCCTACGGAGCCTGTGAAGGAACCCTGGTATTTCTTATGGGACTGAACAACCTGAATACCATTTCAGCAGGCCTGATAAAAGGCGGAAAACCAGCAAATACACCGACAGCAGTGATCGAAGACGGTTCCCTTAACAGCCAGCGGGTAATAAGGGGCACACTTAAAACCATTTATGAACAGACGGTAAAAGCAGAGATCAAAACACCAGCCATCATTGTAGTAGGGGAAACAGCTGCTTTTGATCTTTTACCAGATAAAACACAGGATCAGGCAATAAAAACAGATACGAAACCCTTAACAGGACTTACAATTGGAATAACCGGTACTGCCTCCTTTACTAACCGGTTGGAAACTGCCTTAAAAGCCCAGGGAGCAAAAACCATCCCTGTTATGGAAATGGAGGTCATTGCAGAGAAAACCTTAAAGGAAACCTCGCTTACCTGCCTTTTAAAAGAAAAACCCGGCTTTACCTGGCTGGTTTTTACCAGTGTAAACGGAGTAGAACTTTTTTTTGATACATTTTTAAACAAAGAACAGGGGGATCTGCGTCTTTTAGGAAAACTGCGTTTCGCAGTGATCGGAAAAGCAACCAGACAGGCTTTACAGGCCCATGGTTTTTATGCGGATCTGATGCCGGAAAAATATTGCAGTGAAAGCCTGGCAAAAGAGCTTATAAAAGTTTTAACTCCTTCTGACCGCGTCCTCCTGGCTCGTTCTAGAAACGGCAGTATAAAATTGAGCAAAGAATTAGAAAAACAAGCTATTTTTTATAAAGATCTGGCGTTGTATCATGTAAAAGGGAAACCTCTTGCAGATGATATGCTTCTTTCACAATGCACCCATCTGGTCTTTGGCAGTGCATCTGGTGTAAAAAGCTTTTTAAAGAAATTTACAATCCCGGAAACCACAGCTGTATTAGCCATCGGGCCGGTGACCAGTGACGCATTAAAAGAAGCAGGGATAACGCCGGATATGGAAGCTGGATCTTTTGATATCCCGGGCATTATAAAGAGGCTTACCCAGGAAAAAACTCAGTAA
- a CDS encoding NUDIX hydrolase: protein MAFLSDLKGFYGTGEKNRAGQSLEEFLEHYNPAKYESLCNTADIVVVRCEEKLTHWGQPLKVLMVKRSNHPSIGFWATPGGFVELKEDISEGAARELEEETCVKGLPLRQMRTWGEWQRDPRWRIITTSYLALVEGDLKVQAADDAKDAQWLDIDLKLLSTEEKEDHSSSEIWELSLTNKEQDIAVSAKVEITHSGHPLIKEESYHLLESNGIAVDHGCIITNALLYLKGQLEGK, encoded by the coding sequence ATGGCATTTTTAAGTGATTTAAAGGGATTTTACGGAACAGGTGAAAAGAACAGGGCAGGACAGTCATTAGAGGAATTTCTGGAGCATTATAATCCGGCCAAATATGAAAGCCTGTGCAATACAGCAGATATCGTAGTAGTCAGGTGTGAAGAAAAACTGACTCACTGGGGACAGCCGTTAAAAGTCCTTATGGTAAAGCGCAGCAATCATCCAAGCATCGGTTTCTGGGCAACACCGGGTGGTTTCGTAGAACTGAAAGAAGACATCAGCGAAGGGGCTGCCAGAGAACTGGAAGAAGAGACCTGTGTAAAAGGACTGCCTTTACGCCAGATGCGTACCTGGGGTGAGTGGCAGCGCGATCCAAGATGGCGTATCATCACCACCTCTTATCTTGCTTTAGTAGAAGGAGATTTAAAGGTACAGGCTGCAGACGATGCAAAAGATGCCCAGTGGCTGGATATTGATCTAAAGCTTTTAAGTACAGAAGAAAAAGAAGATCATTCTTCTTCTGAGATCTGGGAACTGTCACTGACCAATAAGGAACAGGACATTGCTGTTTCTGCAAAAGTAGAGATCACACACTCTGGTCATCCGCTGATCAAGGAAGAATCCTATCATTTATTAGAATCAAATGGTATCGCCGTAGACCACGGCTGCATTATCACCAACGCGCTCCTTTACCTTAAGGGCCAGCTGGAAGGGAAGTAA
- a CDS encoding DUF5716 family protein, which translates to MQEIPERFWSLFRSVNRSTYIEALLKINEEYEYSNYFLSREMCIQLLSSYFAQKRCVIWQDELEEEEDQLEPPATRVLNWLLKTGWLRKVDDYSAMTVNIVIPDYAAVMIEAFSRLSSEQADETNIYIQNVYAILFSLKNDSRAGIGLLDTAIVNTRKLNKSLQDLLHNMDTFFGNLLAQKDYAQLLKDHLEGYVQEIVNKKYHILKTSDNFYLYKTDIKACIRSMREDGNWLARAGETTPSEVIFEKLDQLERGFDDIEHRITNIDREHSRYVKATVTRLGYLLNQEDDMKGLVIQLLNKLSANRGDEAMIQAVGNRMNLSQTSLLSEEALYKRRRPRTDFAKQLPDEKALPELSEEEILNYNKVKNRYSRKEIEDFIQGHMKEGSMEVDETTVGSDEDFEKLILAYDYSTRTKSRYLAMEEEEDPVKNGPYTYPKLQFVRRNTHE; encoded by the coding sequence ATGCAGGAAATACCGGAACGCTTCTGGAGCTTATTCCGCTCTGTGAACCGTTCCACCTATATAGAAGCTCTTTTAAAGATAAATGAAGAATATGAATACAGCAATTACTTTTTAAGCCGTGAAATGTGCATCCAGCTTTTAAGCAGCTATTTTGCCCAAAAACGGTGCGTGATCTGGCAGGACGAGCTGGAAGAGGAAGAAGATCAGTTAGAACCGCCTGCTACCCGTGTTTTAAACTGGCTGTTAAAGACCGGCTGGCTGCGGAAAGTAGACGATTATTCTGCCATGACCGTGAACATTGTCATACCGGACTATGCAGCGGTGATGATAGAGGCATTTTCCCGCCTTTCCAGTGAGCAGGCAGATGAAACCAATATTTACATTCAAAACGTATATGCCATTTTATTCTCTTTAAAAAACGACAGCCGCGCTGGTATTGGACTTTTAGATACTGCCATTGTAAATACGAGGAAATTAAACAAATCTCTTCAGGATCTGCTTCACAACATGGACACCTTTTTTGGAAACCTGCTGGCACAGAAAGACTATGCCCAGCTGTTAAAAGACCATTTAGAAGGTTATGTCCAGGAGATCGTCAATAAAAAGTATCATATTTTAAAGACATCGGACAACTTTTATCTTTATAAGACGGACATAAAAGCCTGCATCCGCTCCATGAGGGAAGATGGAAACTGGCTTGCCCGAGCAGGCGAGACTACGCCCTCAGAGGTGATCTTTGAAAAGCTGGATCAGTTAGAGCGTGGCTTTGACGATATTGAACACCGCATTACCAATATTGACAGGGAACATTCCCGCTATGTAAAGGCAACGGTTACAAGGCTTGGATATCTTCTAAATCAGGAAGATGACATGAAAGGCCTTGTGATCCAGCTTTTAAATAAGCTCAGCGCAAACCGTGGAGACGAGGCCATGATACAGGCAGTAGGAAACCGGATGAACCTTTCCCAGACCAGTCTGTTATCAGAAGAAGCTCTTTACAAACGCCGCCGTCCAAGAACGGATTTTGCAAAGCAGCTGCCAGATGAAAAGGCACTGCCAGAGCTTTCTGAAGAAGAGATATTAAATTATAATAAAGTAAAGAACCGCTACAGCCGCAAGGAGATCGAGGACTTTATCCAGGGCCACATGAAAGAAGGCTCCATGGAAGTAGACGAGACCACTGTAGGCAGCGATGAAGATTTTGAAAAACTGATACTGGCTTATGATTATTCCACACGTACCAAAAGCCGTTATCTGGCAATGGAAGAAGAGGAAGATCCTGTAAAAAACGGCCCTTATACCTATCCAAAGCTTCAGTTTGTAAGGAGGAACACCCATGAATGA
- a CDS encoding DUF4194 domain-containing protein, with product MNDIIDDLNNGPETDWSIPYYDNMTEEQQKEITDSIRLLLRQTFVLERKYDKKTERLQYTSSYRIITRHFPFIRHYLAVSGIELMENSHMGIFYVQGEDLLGEKLSKLATLYLLALKLIYDEQMENVSTSVNVYTTLGEIQEKLGNYRLFKRQPAPTDIRRTLALLRKYQIIEPLELLDDLNSKSPFIIYPCINVVLLGDDARALLEDFGDDSEGGMDDGSDE from the coding sequence ATGAATGATATTATAGATGATCTGAATAATGGACCAGAAACAGACTGGAGCATTCCCTATTATGACAACATGACTGAAGAACAGCAAAAGGAGATCACAGACTCGATCCGACTGCTCCTTCGTCAGACCTTTGTCCTGGAACGGAAATACGATAAGAAAACAGAGCGTCTGCAGTATACTTCCTCTTACCGTATCATTACCAGGCATTTTCCATTTATCCGCCATTATCTGGCAGTATCCGGCATTGAACTGATGGAGAACAGCCACATGGGCATTTTCTATGTCCAGGGAGAAGACCTGTTGGGAGAAAAGCTTTCAAAACTGGCTACCCTTTATCTGTTAGCGTTAAAGCTGATCTATGACGAACAGATGGAAAATGTTTCTACCAGTGTAAATGTATATACCACTTTAGGGGAAATACAGGAAAAGCTGGGAAATTACCGCTTATTTAAACGCCAGCCTGCGCCTACGGATATCCGAAGGACACTGGCATTACTTAGAAAATACCAGATCATCGAGCCTTTAGAGCTTTTAGATGACTTAAACAGCAAAAGCCCTTTTATCATCTATCCCTGCATCAATGTAGTACTGTTAGGAGATGATGCGCGGGCCTTATTAGAAGATTTTGGTGATGACAGTGAAGGAGGAATGGATGATGGAAGTGATGAATAA
- a CDS encoding chromosome segregation protein SMC, with protein sequence MMEVMNNTPFLAFTRIALNNWHYISRKVLSLNREINFFTGHSGSGKSTVIDAMQLVLYANTDGRGFFNKAAADDSDRSLIEYLRGMVNIGENNEFSYLRNQNFSSTIVLEMQLTGTENFQCIGIVFDVNTASNEVSRRFFWHKGSLWENEYRTASRPMSISEVEQYLRENYSKEDYFSTSHNERFRRILYDSYLGGLDSEKFPLLFKRAIPFRMNIRLEDFVKEYICTEQNIHIEDMQESVMQYGRMQKKIEDTCEEIRQLKAMKEAFNEYDLLREKQEKYSWFVKKLDLLDTRAKIRMFSDKIDQGKEDLDRLGEAKRLVERQIADLTKDSDELLKRIASTGYEELKEQLSSLNALCEQLGHSEAKWQKTLNALKKWEEEEIVSNQTLWDIEEFENRSIDKAALRRLKASLSSMEADTEKLRQETVSQINELKKAEKLKKLELEQLKAGNKAYPGYLEEARGFLQRRLLEETGKSVDVYILADLLDIRDDQWRNAVEGYLGGNKLNLVVAPKYAKIALGIYRELDKKKFWNTAVLDTERASEYSNEALKDSLAEEVSVREAYLKPYISLLLGKVIKCTSIEELQKNAIGITPDCLLYHTFRLQYINPENYTRLAYIGKDSMRKRVKLLDKELEETAKKRAPLEETLADCKRILSLETLKEETDEYFQWLSDMDARQEKLKEKEKLSERMETLRQKDVKQLEADRKAVLELTDGKKRERDAIQEQTLNKKNELERFSQTIIKLETEAAGQGRDVPENEEHERELNAYLADKDHPRFDQEKEAYQSKCQILEQKSTQAKEHLMGLRSEYIRLYPGRNVPVSSSDNAAYDKILDRLACDDLEIYREQAGKQAKAAVEHFKDDFMYKVRSAIKDAMLRKDELNRIISRLDFGKDKYQFVISKCKGTDGRFYDMFMDESLEIDPGSLSGGMDNQLNLFSIEHENRYGDLINELISIFIPPENATAAQLEEARRNMEKYADYRTYLSFDMQQLIKNDDEVIRIGLSRMIRKNSGGEGQNPLYVALLASFAQAYHIGHSPAVRQRPSIRLVILDEAFSKMDAEKVASCIELIRGLGFQAIISATNDKIQNYVENVDKTFVFANPSKKSISIQAFEKDRMKDLAAEVDNEA encoded by the coding sequence ATGATGGAAGTGATGAATAATACTCCTTTTCTGGCATTTACAAGGATCGCCTTAAACAACTGGCACTATATTTCCAGGAAAGTCCTTTCTTTAAACAGGGAAATCAACTTTTTTACCGGCCATTCCGGAAGCGGAAAATCCACTGTGATCGACGCTATGCAGCTGGTACTGTATGCCAATACAGACGGCCGGGGATTCTTTAACAAAGCCGCAGCTGATGACTCAGACCGAAGCCTGATCGAATACCTGCGTGGTATGGTAAATATTGGTGAAAACAACGAATTTTCTTATTTGAGGAACCAGAACTTCAGTTCTACTATTGTTCTGGAGATGCAGCTGACAGGTACAGAAAATTTTCAGTGCATCGGCATTGTATTTGATGTAAATACCGCTTCTAACGAAGTTTCAAGACGTTTCTTCTGGCACAAGGGATCTTTATGGGAAAATGAATACCGCACAGCTTCAAGACCTATGTCTATCAGCGAGGTGGAGCAGTATTTAAGAGAGAACTACAGCAAAGAAGATTATTTTTCCACTTCCCACAATGAACGGTTCCGCCGGATCCTTTATGACAGCTATTTAGGCGGTCTTGACAGCGAGAAATTTCCTCTGCTGTTTAAACGGGCTATCCCATTCAGGATGAACATCCGCTTAGAGGACTTTGTAAAGGAATATATCTGCACCGAGCAGAATATCCATATTGAGGACATGCAGGAAAGCGTCATGCAGTATGGACGGATGCAGAAAAAGATCGAGGACACCTGTGAAGAGATCCGCCAGTTAAAGGCCATGAAAGAAGCTTTTAACGAATATGATCTGTTAAGAGAAAAGCAGGAAAAATACAGCTGGTTTGTGAAGAAATTAGACCTTTTAGATACCCGGGCAAAGATCCGTATGTTTTCTGATAAGATAGATCAGGGCAAAGAAGATCTGGATCGTCTGGGAGAGGCAAAAAGATTAGTAGAACGGCAGATTGCTGATCTTACAAAGGACAGTGACGAACTTTTAAAGAGGATCGCATCTACCGGATATGAAGAATTAAAGGAGCAGCTTTCTTCTTTAAATGCTCTCTGCGAGCAGTTAGGCCACAGCGAAGCCAAATGGCAGAAGACCTTAAATGCTTTAAAGAAATGGGAAGAAGAAGAGATTGTTTCCAACCAGACCTTATGGGATATTGAGGAATTTGAAAACAGGAGCATTGATAAGGCTGCGTTAAGACGTTTAAAAGCATCACTTTCCTCTATGGAAGCGGATACAGAAAAGCTGCGCCAGGAAACAGTCAGCCAGATCAATGAACTGAAAAAGGCAGAGAAGCTTAAAAAACTGGAATTAGAACAGTTAAAAGCAGGAAATAAAGCCTATCCTGGTTATCTGGAGGAAGCCAGAGGCTTTTTACAGCGCCGCTTACTGGAAGAAACTGGAAAAAGCGTGGATGTGTATATCCTGGCAGACCTGTTGGACATCCGGGACGATCAGTGGCGCAATGCAGTGGAAGGCTACCTGGGCGGAAATAAATTAAATCTGGTAGTGGCCCCAAAATATGCTAAAATAGCCTTAGGCATTTACAGGGAACTGGATAAGAAAAAGTTCTGGAATACAGCGGTCCTGGATACAGAAAGGGCTTCTGAATACAGCAATGAGGCGCTAAAGGACTCTCTGGCAGAGGAAGTTTCTGTCCGTGAAGCTTATTTAAAACCATATATCAGCCTGCTTCTTGGAAAGGTGATAAAATGTACTTCCATAGAGGAACTGCAGAAAAATGCCATTGGCATTACCCCGGACTGTCTTCTTTACCATACTTTCCGGCTCCAGTATATCAATCCGGAAAATTACACCCGTCTTGCCTATATTGGTAAGGACAGTATGCGAAAGAGAGTAAAGCTTCTGGATAAGGAGCTGGAAGAAACTGCAAAAAAACGGGCTCCGTTAGAGGAAACCTTAGCCGACTGCAAACGTATTTTATCCCTTGAGACTTTAAAAGAGGAAACTGATGAATATTTCCAGTGGCTTTCTGATATGGATGCCAGACAGGAAAAGTTAAAAGAAAAGGAAAAACTTTCAGAACGCATGGAAACGCTGCGCCAAAAGGATGTAAAACAGTTAGAAGCTGACAGAAAAGCTGTTTTAGAGCTGACAGACGGTAAAAAGCGGGAGCGGGATGCCATTCAGGAACAAACACTAAATAAGAAAAATGAACTGGAGCGTTTTTCCCAGACCATTATAAAGCTGGAAACAGAAGCAGCAGGACAAGGAAGAGATGTTCCTGAAAACGAGGAACATGAGCGGGAATTAAATGCTTATCTGGCGGACAAGGATCATCCACGTTTTGACCAGGAAAAAGAGGCTTACCAGTCCAAATGTCAGATCTTAGAGCAAAAAAGCACTCAGGCCAAAGAGCATTTAATGGGACTGCGCAGCGAATACATCCGCCTTTACCCAGGAAGAAATGTGCCTGTAAGCAGCAGTGACAATGCCGCTTATGATAAGATATTAGACCGTCTTGCCTGCGATGACCTGGAAATTTACAGAGAGCAGGCCGGAAAACAGGCAAAAGCAGCGGTAGAGCATTTTAAGGATGACTTTATGTATAAGGTACGAAGTGCTATTAAAGATGCCATGCTGCGCAAGGATGAACTAAACCGTATCATCAGCCGCCTGGACTTTGGTAAAGACAAGTATCAGTTCGTCATCAGCAAGTGTAAAGGGACAGACGGAAGATTTTATGACATGTTCATGGATGAATCCTTAGAGATTGATCCAGGCAGTCTTAGCGGCGGCATGGATAATCAGCTGAACCTGTTTTCCATAGAACATGAAAACCGGTATGGGGATCTTATAAACGAGCTGATCTCTATTTTCATCCCGCCGGAAAACGCTACAGCAGCCCAGCTAGAAGAAGCCCGAAGAAACATGGAAAAATACGCAGACTACCGCACCTATCTTTCCTTTGATATGCAGCAGCTGATCAAAAATGATGATGAGGTGATCCGTATTGGTTTAAGCCGTATGATCCGCAAAAACTCCGGTGGTGAAGGCCAGAATCCTCTGTACGTGGCCCTTCTTGCAAGCTTTGCACAGGCTTACCATATTGGTCATTCACCGGCAGTACGGCAGAGGCCATCCATCCGTTTAGTTATCCTGGATGAGGCATTTTCCAAAATGGATGCGGAAAAAGTAGCAAGCTGCATTGAACTTATAAGAGGACTTGGCTTCCAGGCCATTATCAGCGCTACCAATGACAAGATCCAGAATTATGTGGAAAACGTAGACAAAACCTTTGTATTTGCAAATCCAAGTAAAAAATCCATTTCTATTCAGGCCTTTGAAAAGGACAGAATGAAGGACCTGGCTGCAGAAGTGGATAATGAGGCTTAG
- a CDS encoding nitrite/sulfite reductase: MTQWKIQPEDWKEDYKEFDEATEKFYRGEMDAKTYKGISGGFGSYAQRGGNASMLRLRMSGGVMDLKKLKFIADAIETYHIKRVHLTTCQTLQLHDLDEETVKILAVEALKCGIVTRGGGGDFPRNVTVSPLSGIENGEYFNVLPWALAAADYLMTYIKGPKLPRKLKVGFSNTPANLTHATFRDLGFAAREDGTFDVYSAGGLGNNPAFGVKVAEKVEKNQILYYIEAMHQMFLTYGNYENRAKARSRYMQQTLGGAEQYKAAFLEKLKEVKAQGKDLTLQLSEDEMECGTAAGLSTCSHDTEQENNGPTAVFTAPGRNRVYAQKQPGLYSVLCHPVGGTPDPVLFVNLYKVICDIPGAQLRLCPDESFYVINCREEDLGPVLHATKGGAKTVFEESVACIGAHVCQQGIRDSQGLLQKLVEMERKEQFADGILPKIHISGCPSSCGTHQIGVIGFRGGAKTVDNVLKPAFNLYINGSDVQGQERMGKEIGTMLEEQIPDFLCTLGHTVSNSGTDFKTWFAKNPEGIESIAVSFLV; the protein is encoded by the coding sequence ATGACACAGTGGAAGATCCAGCCAGAAGACTGGAAAGAAGACTACAAAGAATTTGACGAAGCAACAGAAAAGTTTTACAGGGGGGAAATGGATGCAAAAACCTATAAGGGCATTTCTGGCGGCTTCGGAAGCTATGCCCAAAGAGGCGGAAATGCCAGTATGCTCCGTCTGCGTATGTCCGGCGGTGTTATGGATCTGAAGAAGCTTAAATTCATTGCTGACGCTATTGAGACATACCACATTAAAAGAGTCCATCTAACCACCTGCCAGACTTTACAGCTTCACGACCTGGATGAAGAGACTGTAAAGATTCTTGCAGTAGAAGCCTTGAAATGCGGCATCGTTACCAGAGGTGGTGGTGGAGACTTTCCAAGGAATGTAACAGTTTCTCCCTTATCCGGAATTGAAAACGGAGAATATTTTAATGTACTTCCATGGGCACTGGCTGCTGCAGACTACCTGATGACTTATATTAAAGGACCGAAGCTTCCAAGAAAGTTAAAAGTTGGTTTTTCCAATACACCTGCAAACCTGACCCACGCAACCTTCCGTGATTTGGGCTTTGCAGCAAGAGAAGACGGGACTTTTGATGTTTACAGTGCAGGTGGTCTGGGAAATAACCCTGCTTTCGGCGTAAAAGTAGCTGAAAAAGTTGAAAAGAACCAGATTCTTTACTACATTGAAGCTATGCATCAGATGTTTTTAACTTATGGTAATTATGAAAACCGTGCAAAGGCAAGAAGCCGGTATATGCAGCAGACCTTAGGCGGTGCTGAACAATATAAAGCAGCATTTTTAGAGAAATTAAAAGAAGTAAAAGCGCAAGGGAAAGATCTGACCCTACAGCTTTCTGAGGATGAAATGGAATGTGGCACTGCTGCAGGCTTAAGCACCTGCAGCCACGATACTGAGCAGGAAAATAACGGCCCGACTGCTGTATTTACTGCACCTGGAAGAAATCGCGTATATGCCCAGAAACAGCCGGGGCTCTATAGCGTGCTCTGTCATCCGGTCGGTGGAACACCGGATCCTGTTTTATTTGTAAACCTGTACAAAGTAATCTGTGATATTCCAGGTGCACAGCTTCGCCTTTGTCCAGATGAATCATTCTATGTAATTAACTGCCGCGAAGAAGATTTAGGACCTGTTCTGCACGCAACAAAGGGTGGGGCTAAAACTGTTTTTGAAGAATCTGTAGCCTGCATTGGAGCCCATGTATGCCAGCAGGGCATCCGTGATTCCCAGGGACTTTTACAGAAACTAGTGGAAATGGAACGAAAAGAACAGTTTGCTGACGGAATTCTGCCAAAGATCCATATTTCCGGCTGCCCATCTTCCTGCGGTACCCATCAGATTGGCGTGATCGGTTTCAGAGGCGGTGCCAAAACTGTAGATAACGTGCTTAAACCAGCATTTAATCTTTATATCAACGGCAGTGATGTCCAGGGCCAGGAACGTATGGGAAAAGAAATTGGAACTATGTTAGAAGAACAGATCCCTGACTTTTTATGTACATTGGGACATACAGTAAGTAACAGTGGCACAGATTTTAAAACCTGGTTTGCAAAGAATCCGGAAGGTATTGAATCCATTGCAGTATCTTTCCTTGTATAA